A section of the Salvelinus alpinus chromosome 36, SLU_Salpinus.1, whole genome shotgun sequence genome encodes:
- the LOC139564832 gene encoding ER lumen protein-retaining receptor 3, with protein MNIFRLAGDVSHLVAIIILFMKIRRSKSCAGISGKSQVLFALVFTTRYLDLFTSVISIYNTVMKVVFLALAYATVYLIYMRFRSTFDSESDSFRVEFLLVPVAGLSFLENYAFAPLEILWTFSIYLESVAILPQLFMITKTGEAESITTHYLFFLGLYRALYLANWVWRYHTEGFFDQIAVVSGVVQTIFYCDFFYLYITRVLRGSGKMSLPMPI; from the exons ATGAATATCTTCCGTCTAGCCGGTGACGTGTCACATCTCGTTGCTATCATCATTCTATTTATGAAGATACGGAGGTCCAAATCCTGTGCTG GTATTTCTGGGAAGTCTCAGGTGCTTTTTGCGTTAGTCTTCACTACAAGATACTTGGACCTGTTCACTAGCGTAATCTCCATCTACAACACAGTTATGAAG GTGGTGTTCCTGGCTTTGGCATATGCCACTGTGTACCTGATCTACATGCGCTTCAGGAGCACCTTCGACTCAGAGAGTGACTCATTCCGTGTTGAGTTCCTGCTTGTGCCTGTGGCTGGGCTTTCCTTCCTGGAAAACTATGCATTTGCCCCACTGGAG ATCCTGTGGACCTTCTCCATCTACCTGGAGTCAGTGGCCATCTTGCCCCAGCTCTTCATGATCACCAAGACCGGCGAGGCAGAATCCATCACCACCCACTACCTGTTCTTCCTGGGTCTCTACCGAGCCCTGTACCTGGCCAACTGGGTGTGGCGCTACCACACCGAGGGCTTCTTTGACCAGATTGCTGTGGTGTCCGGTGTGGTGCAGACGATTTTCTACTGTGACTTCTTCTACCTTTACATTACCAGGG TGCTCAGAGGAAGTGGAAAGATGTCCCTGCCCATGCCCATCTAA
- the LOC139564831 gene encoding GTPase IMAP family member 7-like, translated as MANSCGTVEMASLECAASNLACEASPEPDSGALRMVLVGKTGAGRSSSGNTILGRQAFRVDISSCSVTGQCDRQSGAVAGRNLTVVDTPGFFDTRLSPQEVTAEAGRCVVLSAPGPHSILVTLQPGRFTQEERDALEWVKATFGPGALRYTVVLFTWGDQLQGKSMEDFLKESQELQEFVSRCQGGYHVFNNSNKITDCTQVTELLEKIDKMVTQNGGGCYTNLMYQEAERAIREVQEGILGERRITPLKQEEDGVKTGPEPQGPEAERMRRREEEERRREEEAARKKAEKLFWCELVSALGKGAAEGAGVTSKGKGKAVKKVKAIERAAALATTPLSITSAAKVVGGAVREGSKVLYKHRKTLLH; from the exons ATGGCTAACTCGTGTGGGACAGTGGAGATGGCGTCATTGGAATGTGCTGCCTCGAATCTGG CCTGTGAAGCATCACCGGAGCCTGACAGTGGGGCGCTGAGGATGGTACTGGTGGGGAAGACAGGCGCAGGGAGAAGCTCTTCTGGTAACACCATCCTAGGGAGGCAGGCATTCCGGGTGGACATCTCTTCATGTTCTGTAACTggtcagtgtgacagacagagtggagcTGTGGCTGGGAGGAACCTCACTGTGGTCGACACCCCAGGGTTCTTCGACACGCGCCTCTCCCCTCAGGAGGTGACAGCTGAGGCAGGGCGCTGTGTGGTGCTGTCCGCCCCTGGCCCCCACTCCATCCTGGTGACCCTTCAGCCTGGCAGGTTCACTCAGGAGGAGCGGGATGCCCTGGAGTGGGTCAAGGCCACTTTTGGACCAGGAGCCCTCAGATACACAGTAGTACTGTTCACCTGGGGTGACCAGCTTCAGGGAAAAAGTATGGAAGACTTCCTGAAGGAGAGCCAGGAGCTCCAGGAGTTTGTGAGTAGATGTCAGGGGGGCTACCATGTCTTTAACAACAGCAACAAGATAACAGACTGCACTCAGGTCACAGAGCTCCTGGAGAAGATAGACAAGATGGTGACGCAGAACGGAGGTGGCTGTTACACCAACCTGATGTaccaggaggcagagagagcCATCAGAGAAGTGCAGGAAGGAATTctgggagagagaaggataaCTCCATTGAAGCAGGAGGAGGATGGGGTGAAGACAGGGCCAGAGCCTCAGGGACCGGAGGCAGAGAGAatgagaaggagggaagaggaggagaggagaagagaggaagaggcagcCAGAAAGAAGGCAGAGAAGTTGTTCTGGTGTGAGCTGGTGTCTGCCCTGGGGAAGGGGGCGGCAGAGGGAGCTGGAGTAACAAGCAAAGGGAAAGGGAAAGCAGTGAAAAAGGTTAAGGCGATAGAGAGGGCAGCAGCTTTGGCTACCACACCGCTGTCAATCACATCAGCTGCCAAAGTGGTGGGAGGAGCTGTGAGAGAGGGAAGTAAAGTGCTTTACAAACACCGCAAAACTCTCCTACACTGA